In one window of Candidatus Avedoeria danica DNA:
- the pheS gene encoding phenylalanine--tRNA ligase subunit alpha, whose protein sequence is MEIEPNPPIPNASIATIEALRSEAESALAGAADDAALAAWKGEWLGRSGRITSLLRVVGTLSAAERPAFGAAVNAASRALEAAYEAASSSRQADAMASALAAEAIDVTLPGTPPPRGRLHPSTIILRRMLDIFAEMGFQVFLSREVELDDVNFTLLNHPPHHPARDMQDTFYITGTNEQVLLRTHTSPGQIRAMGAYAPDPIRIVLPGMVYRNEKITPRSEIQFTQVEGLAVGPHITMANLRGTIDGFVHRYYGPNRRTRFRTSYFPFTEPSAEVDVSCGLCDGAGCRLCKDAGWLEILGCGMVHPNVLTNGGYDPSRVSGFAFGLGPMRAQMMAHGIDDIRHYWGNDVRFLEQFG, encoded by the coding sequence ATGGAGATCGAGCCGAACCCACCGATCCCGAACGCGTCGATCGCGACGATCGAGGCGCTGCGAAGCGAGGCCGAGTCGGCGCTTGCCGGGGCAGCGGACGATGCAGCGCTGGCTGCGTGGAAGGGCGAGTGGCTGGGCAGGAGCGGGCGGATCACGTCGCTCCTTCGCGTCGTCGGAACGCTGAGCGCCGCCGAGCGGCCGGCGTTCGGGGCGGCGGTGAACGCGGCCAGCCGGGCGCTGGAGGCGGCGTACGAGGCGGCGTCGTCGTCGCGACAGGCGGATGCCATGGCCTCCGCGCTGGCGGCCGAGGCGATCGACGTCACGCTGCCCGGGACGCCGCCGCCGCGCGGGCGGCTGCACCCGAGCACGATCATCCTGCGCCGGATGCTCGACATCTTCGCCGAGATGGGCTTCCAGGTCTTCCTCAGCCGCGAGGTCGAGCTGGACGACGTGAACTTCACGCTCCTCAACCACCCGCCCCACCATCCGGCGCGCGACATGCAGGACACGTTCTACATAACGGGCACGAACGAGCAGGTCCTCCTGCGCACGCACACTTCGCCCGGCCAGATCCGCGCGATGGGCGCGTATGCGCCCGACCCCATCCGCATCGTCCTGCCCGGCATGGTCTACCGCAACGAGAAGATCACGCCGCGCAGCGAGATCCAGTTCACCCAGGTCGAAGGCCTGGCCGTCGGCCCGCACATCACGATGGCCAACCTGCGCGGCACGATCGATGGCTTCGTGCACCGCTACTACGGCCCGAACCGCCGGACGCGCTTCCGCACGAGCTACTTCCCGTTCACCGAGCCCTCCGCCGAGGTCGACGTGAGCTGCGGCCTGTGCGACGGCGCCGGCTGCCGGCTGTGCAAGGACGCCGGCTGGCTGGAGATTCTGGGCTGCGGGATGGTCCACCCGAACGTGCTCACGAACGGCGGGTACGACCCGTCACGCGTCAGCGGCTTCGCCTTCGGGCTGGGGCCGATGCGGGCGCAGATGATGGCGCATGGGATCGACGACATACGGCATTACTGGGGGAACGATGTGCGGTTCCTCGAGCAGTTCGGCTAA
- a CDS encoding phenylalanine--tRNA ligase subunit beta — MKLVWSWLSEHVDLTGVTPEHVAERLTVAGLEVDKVERIGDWWDRERLVVGNVLRVLPHPDAERLVLADVDWGAGAPHRVVTGAPNLLAFRDAGDFDKPMKVVFAREGVELYDGHAEGWVKVKLKGRPVRGVMSDAMVCSEKEIGLSEDHEGILILDDDAPLGAPIADVLGDAVLTLELTANYAHASNVVGIAREVAALLDRPFTPPEWQLGDDGIDPSLAEAAAWCRVVIDDDEACPRYSARIITGVDATRPSPAWLQRRLRLSGMRPINAVVDATNYAMLLWGEPLHAFDYDRLKARAAAAAGQGAAASSSAGATDPVPTITVRRSTPGERMTTLDGIDRALDVGTILITDDAGPIAIAGVMGGAETEVTDATRTILLEAATFHFPSIRRASRDLKLPSESSWRFSRDVPPALIDPGSAVGSRLLAEHAGGRVAPGIVDVYPRPRPAVEVVMPLSEIDRLLGAEIPVADIEAILARLGFSAVVDGDTLAAVVPPHRVDIELPADIVEEIVRVWGLDRLPSVPLADALPAQRENRTQWLEEATRDACVGAGLQEIVSYRMTSVGHEGETVVAGIAGIADDVGTGGGLPVEARYVGIANAISPERSVLRQSMLTGLLDAAAANLRFTDRVALFEVGSTYHWPAGTSPSPTTLPNEPRHVALLLAGPQRADDWRGGEARHMDFYDAKGVVEAILGALGIDTLHFAPGRHASLHPGRTAVVSAVDADGTARALGHVGELHPQVRRRWDLPERSIAVADLDLEAIDALAGAIRPIAAFSPYPPVERDLAVVVDEAIPAADVEAAVRAAGGKLLVGVRLFDVYRGPQVGEGRKSLALRLRFQSMDKTLEGASVDRVREQIVRALGKAVGGEVRG, encoded by the coding sequence ATGAAACTCGTCTGGTCCTGGCTCTCCGAACACGTCGACCTCACCGGCGTCACCCCCGAGCACGTCGCCGAACGCCTGACCGTCGCCGGCCTCGAGGTCGACAAGGTCGAGCGCATCGGCGACTGGTGGGATCGGGAGCGGCTCGTCGTCGGCAACGTGCTGCGCGTCCTGCCGCATCCCGATGCCGAGCGGCTCGTGCTGGCGGACGTCGACTGGGGCGCCGGCGCGCCGCACCGCGTGGTGACGGGCGCGCCGAACTTGCTGGCGTTTCGCGATGCGGGTGACTTCGACAAGCCCATGAAGGTCGTTTTCGCGCGCGAGGGCGTGGAGCTGTACGACGGCCACGCTGAGGGCTGGGTGAAGGTGAAGCTGAAGGGCCGGCCCGTGCGGGGTGTGATGAGCGACGCGATGGTCTGCTCGGAGAAGGAGATCGGCCTTTCCGAGGACCACGAGGGCATCCTGATCCTGGACGACGACGCGCCTCTCGGCGCGCCCATCGCCGACGTCCTCGGCGACGCCGTGCTCACGCTCGAGCTGACGGCCAACTACGCCCACGCCAGCAACGTCGTCGGCATCGCCCGCGAGGTGGCGGCGCTGCTCGACCGCCCGTTCACGCCGCCGGAGTGGCAGTTGGGGGACGATGGGATCGATCCGTCGTTGGCCGAAGCGGCGGCGTGGTGCCGCGTCGTCATCGACGACGACGAGGCGTGTCCGCGGTACAGCGCGCGGATCATCACGGGCGTCGACGCGACGCGGCCGAGCCCGGCGTGGCTGCAGCGCCGGCTGCGGCTGAGCGGTATGCGGCCGATCAACGCGGTCGTGGACGCGACGAACTACGCGATGCTGCTGTGGGGCGAGCCCTTGCACGCGTTCGACTACGACCGGCTGAAGGCGCGAGCGGCGGCTGCGGCGGGTCAGGGCGCGGCCGCGTCGTCGAGCGCGGGCGCAACCGACCCCGTGCCGACGATCACCGTCCGGCGCAGCACGCCCGGCGAGCGGATGACGACGCTGGACGGCATCGACCGCGCCCTCGACGTCGGCACGATCCTGATCACGGATGACGCCGGCCCGATCGCGATCGCCGGGGTGATGGGCGGCGCGGAGACCGAGGTGACGGACGCGACGCGGACGATCCTGCTGGAGGCCGCGACATTCCACTTCCCGTCCATCCGCCGCGCCAGCCGCGACCTGAAGCTGCCGAGCGAGTCCAGCTGGCGCTTCAGCCGCGACGTCCCGCCGGCGCTCATCGACCCCGGCAGCGCCGTCGGCAGCCGGCTGCTGGCCGAGCACGCCGGCGGCCGCGTGGCCCCCGGCATCGTCGATGTCTACCCGCGCCCGCGACCCGCCGTCGAGGTCGTCATGCCGCTGTCGGAGATCGATCGCCTGCTCGGCGCCGAGATTCCCGTCGCGGACATCGAGGCGATCCTGGCGCGCCTCGGCTTCTCGGCCGTTGTCGACGGCGACACGCTGGCGGCCGTCGTCCCGCCGCACCGCGTGGACATCGAGCTGCCGGCCGACATCGTCGAGGAGATCGTCCGCGTCTGGGGTCTGGACCGCCTGCCGAGCGTCCCGCTGGCCGACGCGCTGCCCGCGCAGCGCGAGAACCGCACGCAGTGGCTGGAGGAGGCGACGCGGGATGCGTGCGTGGGGGCGGGGCTGCAGGAGATCGTGAGCTACCGGATGACGTCGGTGGGGCATGAGGGTGAGACGGTCGTCGCGGGTATCGCGGGGATTGCGGATGACGTCGGTACGGGCGGCGGCCTGCCGGTGGAAGCGCGCTACGTCGGCATCGCCAATGCGATCAGCCCCGAGCGGAGCGTCCTGCGCCAGAGCATGCTGACCGGATTGCTCGATGCCGCTGCCGCCAACCTGCGCTTCACGGATCGCGTCGCGCTCTTCGAGGTCGGGTCGACGTACCACTGGCCCGCCGGGACGTCACCGTCGCCGACGACCCTGCCCAACGAGCCGCGCCACGTGGCGCTGCTCCTCGCCGGCCCGCAGCGGGCCGACGACTGGCGGGGCGGCGAGGCGCGGCACATGGATTTCTACGATGCCAAGGGCGTCGTCGAGGCCATCCTCGGGGCGCTCGGGATCGACACGCTGCACTTCGCGCCTGGCCGCCACGCCTCGCTGCACCCGGGCCGCACCGCCGTGGTGTCGGCCGTCGACGCGGACGGCACGGCGCGCGCGCTCGGGCACGTCGGCGAGCTGCACCCGCAGGTGCGTCGGCGCTGGGACCTGCCGGAGCGCAGCATCGCCGTCGCCGACCTCGACCTGGAGGCGATCGACGCGCTGGCCGGCGCGATCCGACCGATCGCCGCCTTCAGCCCGTACCCGCCCGTCGAGCGCGACCTGGCCGTCGTGGTGGACGAGGCGATCCCGGCCGCGGACGTCGAGGCGGCCGTGCGCGCCGCCGGCGGCAAGTTGCTGGTGGGCGTGCGGCTGTTCGACGTGTATCGCGGGCCGCAGGTGGGGGAGGGGCGCAAGAGCCTGGCGCTGCGGCTGCGATTCCAGTCGATGGACAAGACGCTGGAGGGGGCGAGCGTGGATCGGGTGCGGGAGCAGATCGTGCGGGCGTTGGGGAAGGCGGTGGGGGGGGAGGTCAGGGGGTAG